One genomic segment of Deltaproteobacteria bacterium RBG_16_64_85 includes these proteins:
- a CDS encoding molecular chaperone DnaJ yields MTYEDLKAALRVFGLGERATLQEIKTRYRDLAKRHHPDCGDREDTEEIYRVNEANRVILEYVESYRYCFSEREYLEQNPEEQLRRRFMADPLWGKG; encoded by the coding sequence ATGACGTATGAGGATCTGAAAGCCGCGCTTCGCGTCTTCGGGCTCGGCGAACGCGCCACTCTCCAAGAAATCAAGACCCGCTATCGGGATCTGGCGAAGCGGCATCACCCCGATTGCGGGGATAGGGAGGATACGGAGGAGATTTACCGGGTGAACGAGGCCAACCGGGTAATTCTGGAGTATGTGGAGTCTTACCGCTATTGCTTCTCGGAACGGGAGTACCTGGAGCAGAATCCGGAGGAGCAGCTCCGGAGGCGGTTCATGGCCGATCCGCTGTGGGGGAAGGGCTGA